The Persephonella sp. KM09-Lau-8 nucleotide sequence GAAATCAGATATTTAAAAGATATTATCCGTAATATCTGAATAAAATGTGTATCTATTTTTCCCTGTGAATTTTGAGTGATACATGGCACGGTCTGCGTATTTAATAAGAGTTTCCAAGTCAATTGCATCATCAGGTAATATTGCTATACCTATACTTGCACCTATATGAATATAGTGTCCATCAATTAAAAATGGCTCATCAAGATTCATTAAAAGTTTATGGGCTATTCTTACAATATCCTCCTTTGAATATATATCTTTTAATACCACCACAAACTCATCACCGGCAAGCCTTGCCACAAAATCATCTCTTCTAACGGATTTTTTTAATCTTTTTGCCACTTCAACCAACAGCTTATCTCCAACTTCATGACCATAGGTATCATTTACCTCTTTAAAACCGTCAAGGTCTATAAACAGTAAGGCAACTTTTCCACCATCTCTTAGAGTTTCCTGAATCATTGATTTCAATTTTATAAAAAAGTAGGTTCTATTCGGTATTCCTGTAAGAGTATCATAATAAGCCAGATTTTCCAGTGTTTTTTCTTTGTGTTTCCTGAGTGTTATATCTGTTATCATTGCTATGTAATTCGTAGGTTTACCATCTGTTTTTACCTGAATTAATGAAAGCCATATAGGGAAAACCTCACTATTTTTCTTCAGTGCTATAAGCTCACCCTGCCATTTACCTTTTCTTTTGACAAGTTCCCATATCCTCTGGAATTCTCTATGTTTAGCTCTAAATATAGGTAAAAATGTTATTTCTGTGCCCATGAGATCTTTCTTATTGAATCCTGTAAGCTCTTCAAGTTCTCTATTTATTCTTAGAACTTTTCCATCACTGTCGGTGATAATAATACCTTCCAGTGCATTTTCAAATACTATAGATGCCAGTTTAAGTTCTTTTTCTGCTATTTTCCTTTCTGTAATATCTCTTATTAAAAGCTGTATATATTTTTTATTTTTAATGGTAAACACACTTGCAGAAATCTCTGCTGGGAAGAAAGAATCATCAGATTTTTTCACACTGGCTTCGAATCTTGAATGACCTGTTTCCAGTAGTTTTGCAAGTAAATATCTAAAATATTTTTTAAAGTCTTCACTAAAAAGATCCCTTATATTCATAATTCTTATATCAAACTTGTTATACCCAAGTTTATAGATTGCTCTCTGATTAGTATCGATAATATTCCCCTGCAGGTCTGTTATTATGATGATATCATTTGAATACTCAAACAGATTTCTGTATCTTTCTTCATTTTCAAGTATTTTTTGATAGGCTTTGTGAATCTCGGTAATATCATAAACTATACCTATAAGCTTTTCTTTTGATGTATTTTCGTGGATGATTTTAGCTTTTTCTTTTATTATTTTTTCTCCACCATAGTTTATTCTGTATTCTATCTCATAAGGCCTTTTATATTTTATTGCTTCAAGCCTGACCTCAAAAACAGTCCTTCTATCTTCTGGATCAACAAGCTCTAAAAATTCATTAAAACTCATAACACACTTTTTATCTTTACCACAGAAAATACTTTGAGCCTCTTCAGAAAGGAAAAAGCTAAGAGTATGTGGTTCAAACTCCCAGTATCCTAATCTTGCCAGTTCCTGCGCTTCATGGAGCTTTTCTTTTGTTTCCTTAAGTTTTTCTATTGTTTCTTTAAGCTGTTTTTCTCTTAAAAGTCTATTTGTGATATCCCTGAATATGCCAAGAACTGCAGGTTTACCTTCGTATGTGATTACAGAAGGGTTAAACTCAAATATCCGTTCCTGACCATCTTTTGTTTTTAATTTAATCTGAAAATCTTTTTCTTTTTCTAATAACTCATCAAGATTAAGACCCATTATTTGATATAGGCTTTTATCCTTAATTTCTTCAGGATCATAACCTAAAATTTCCTTAATTTTTGCATTGGCATACTTTATTTTATTTTCTTGAAGAATCAAAATAATCTCATTAACACCTTCAACGATGGAATGCCATTTTTCCTCACTTTCTTTAAGTTTTTCTTCATTTTTTTCTTTGTGTCTTATCCATTGATAAAAAGCAATGATTGTTAAAACTACACCAGGTAGCTTTACAGCTATTTCTGAAATAAGGAGATAATGGAGATCTTCTTTTGTCAGAAAATAGGATATAAAGTTTGCCTGACCTGCAAGTATCAAAATGAAACCAAAATTTACTTTATAATAGACTTCCGGAATATCTTTTAATCTCTGGGTGAGGTAATATGCACCGATTAGCACCAGAATTATAATTGAATTTGGGACAAGGATAGAGAAGTCAATACTTTCCCGCAGACCAAATGAATATATATTAAAAACTATTATCAATACCACTAAGATTGAGGACAATAAAACTCTTAACATATTTATATTCTTATTAAGAAGAAAAAGTTTTAAACTTTTCTTATTATAACTTATAATAACTCTTGTTTTTAATTTCGGATTTATTGTTATATAATTATAATTTGATTCTAACTAAAATGAATAGGGGGAGAAAATGGCAAGTAAAAAAACAATCCTAAGTATAGCTATTGACAAAGACTTACTGGCCAAGCTTAAGAAGCTCTCCGAGGAAAAGGCATCTTCTGTCTCAAAGTTAATAAGTAACTTAATAGAAGAGGCTCTCTATCTGGAAGAGAATGTTTTTAAAGACGATATATATCAGAATATTGACTGGCTCAGTGAAGAATGGAGAGATAAGCTGCAGGTCTTGTTTACAAAAGTTCTTGACACCACCCCAGACCCTATATGGATTAAAGATCTGAATCTCAAATTTATTTATGTGAATCAGGCATTTGAAAAGGCATTTAAAGTCAAAAGAGAAGATATAATTGGTAAAGGAGATGTTGAAGTTTTACCACCTGAGGTGGCAAAAGAATGTATATACTCTGATATGAAAGCTTTAGAGAAAAAAGAATCGTCCCATTCTTTAGAAAAAGTTCCTGCAGATAATGGTAAAGAGATTATATTTGATGTGATAAAAACTCCAATTTTTGACAGAACTGGAAAACTTATAGCTATCCTTGGTATATCCAGAGATATAACAGAGATAATAAATATTCAGAAAGAGCTTGAGAGAAAGAACAAAGAGCTTGCAGAAGCATATCAGCAGTTGAGAGATATATATGAATATGATGTGGTTACAGGTTTACTGAACAAAGAAAAATTTGTAGAAGAAGTGCATAACAAATTAGATGAAGCCAGTAATAGAGACAAATTTGAGTTTATTCTTATGGAAATATCAAATCTGATTTATGCAAATGAAGTCTATGGTTATGATTTTGGTAATAAAGTATTAAGAGAGTTTGCTGAATCTCTAAAAAAAGCCCTTGAAGAAAACAACTTTGAGTTTGTATTAGGAAAATTAAGCGGTAACAAATTTGGTCTTTTTGTGAAAAGTGAGGTATCTGATAGAAGGCTCCTGAGGAAATTTCTGAATTTTTTGAAAAATATAAGAATCCTTGCCCCTGATGATCATTACTTCATTCCAAAAGTTAGTTTCGTTGTCAAGGATATAACTAAAAAAGATAAAGATGATTTTGAAAAACTAATTGTTTATATGGAAGACATACTCACAAGAGTTAGGGAAAATAGAAGAAAGAATTACCTCATATTAAGAAGTAATATGTCAATTTATGAAAAAGCTATAGAAGCTCAGAAAAAACTGAAAGAAGAAATAGAAAGCGGAAAATTTTCTCCTTCCCTCAGACCTATTGTTGAGCTTAATACCGGAAAAAAAGTTGCGTATGAAGTTACTTGTGGATTAAGTAGTATAAAAGATGAAGACCTCTGCCATTTAGTAGATAACATTTATATAGAAGCTCCTCTTAGCCAGTTAGATGAAAAAATAATTCAGCTTGTAAAAAGAAAGGTTTATCCAAAACTCAAAGATGAAGAAAAAGTATTTGTAAAATTGAGACAACAATCTATAGAGCTAATGCTAAATATGCCAGATTCAGATATAGCAAAAGATATACTTTTTATAAAAGACAAAGCGGTTTTTGAGATAACAGAAGATACTTTTGTAAAAAATATCGGAACTCTTCATGAGTTGAAAAACTCCTATAATCTGCAGTTTTGTCTGGATGATTTTGGAACAGGTAATGCGTCTATAAAAAATCTGATCAGAATGCTTGAGTACGAAATGTTCCAGTATATAAAAATAAGCGAAAGTTTCATAAGAACATCAATGGTTTCATCTAAAAGAAAAAGAGTTTTAAAAGGTGTTATAGCTGTTACATCTGAGTTTGGAATAAAAACAATAGCCTCTGGAGTTTCATCTGAAAAATTGCTGGATTTTGTTAAAGAAATAGGTTTTGATTATGCAACAGGAAAGTTATTTAATGAGGAGAAAAAAATATTTTAAATAAAGGCGGGAAGGGGAGGAGGCAAATCTATCTAAAAAATCTCTTCCGTTATTCTCAAAAGCAATTATGCAACATTAATCAGATTAAACCTGTCTGCATACTTATTGAACATAATTTCCTTAAGTAGAGGATGTTTTTCTAATTTTGGGTCTTTGCTTATCAGTTCTTCAGCTTCTTTTTTGGCATATTCAAGAATTATTCTGTCTTTTGGGCGAGTAAAATCTGCTATTGATAGTCCAAATCTACCTGACTGGGCAGTTCCCATTAAATCTCCGCTTCCCCTAAGCTCAAGGTCTGCTTCAGCTATCTTAAAGCCATCTGTTGTATCCACCAGAATTTTCATACGTTCAAGGGTTTTGAGTCTTTTCTTTTCAGCTTCAGGATCTTCTTGTTTATGCTTGAATTTTTCAGGTAATACCAGATAACAATAACCTTCATAGTTTCCTCTACCTACTCTACCACGGAGCTGGTGTATCTGGGAAAGACCAAATCTGTAAGCATCCTCTATAACCATAACCGAAGCATTGGGAATATCTACCCCAACCTCAATAACAGTGGTAGAGACAAGAATATCCGCCTTTTTGTTTCTGAAATCTTCCATTATTTTGTCTTTTTCTTCCTGTGTCATTTTTCCATGTAGCAGGATTACCTTTTTATCGGGGAATGCCTTTTTCCATTGCTGATATCCTTCTTCCGCAGATTTCAGATCTATCTTTTCTGATTCCTCAATCAATGGATAAACCACAAATGCCTGTCTGCCTTTGTCCAGTTCTTTTCTGACATTCCTGTATAAAATTTCCCTTTCATCATCATAATAGATAAATGTATAAACAGGTTTTCTCCCTGCCGGCAGCTGTTTGATAATTGACAAGTCAAGGTCACCAAATTGGGCTAAAGCCAGTGTTCTTGGTATAGGTGTTGCTGTCATAACAAGGACATGGGGAACAACATGGGATTTTTCTATTAAGGCTTTTCTCTGGACAACTCCAAATCTGTGCTGTTCATCAACTATAACAAGAGCCAGATTTTTAAACTTCAGTTCATCCTGTATAAGTGCATGGGTTCCTATTACAACTTTAGCCTCTCCAGTTTCTATCCTTTTGTAAATCTCTTTTTTTTCTGAAGCAGGAGTGCTACCTGTAAGCAGATAAACAGGAATATCAAACTTTTCCAATACATTTTTGAAGTTTTTATAATGCTGGTTTGCTAGAATTTCTGTTGGTGCCATTACGGCGACCTGTTTACCATCCAGAGCAACGGCAAGGGATGCTGCAGCTGCTACCATTGTTTTACCACTACCTACATCCCCCTGAACCATTCTGTTCATAGGTGAGGGCTTTGTAATATCTGAGATAATATCTTTTATTGCTTTTTTCTGGTCATTGGTCAGTTTGAAGGGCAGTGCATCCTCAAATTTTTGGATAAAATCAGGCTCTACATTTATAACAGGTGCAGGATTACTTTTTATAGCAGCTTTTCTATAAGCCTGCGCCAGTTCTAAAATAAAAAGCTCATCAAAGATAAGCCTAATTTGTGGTCTTGTTTCAAAATCATTGAGTTTATCTAAATTTTCTTCTCTATCTGGGAAGTGTGTGTGCCGGAGAGCATCTTCAATTGATGGTAGTTTGTATTTTTCAAGGATATACTCTGGCATATACTCAGGAAAGTATGGCAGATATTTTTCCATTATTTTGTATATTCCCCTCCGCAAATGATTTATTGTCTGGGATGAGGTTTTTACAGAGCTGTCTCCCCGTAGAGAATATACAGGAACAATTCTATCAAGGATTATAGGGTCAAACTGGTTGTGTATCTCAGGTTGAACCATTGATTTTTCTTTACCGAATACAGAAACCTTTCCGTAAAGTAAGACCTCCTTACCTTTTCTAAAAAATGTAAATAAAAAGGGTTTATCATGGACAAAATAAGCATTTAGTTTATGTTTATCCTGAGATAAGACAACCTGAACTTTGAGTTTCCCTCGATTTATTTTTTTGATTTCTTCAACGGTTAGCCTAAATAAACCAGTCTCCCCGTCCTTTATTTTTGCAAGTTTTTTTAATCTTTTGTCTTCGTATTTCTTAGGGAAAAGGGTAACTGCTTGATATATGTTTTCTGCTCCGACTTTTTTGAATGCCCGCTTTTCAATAGGTTTAAGGATTTTCAAATCCTGAATTTTTATAGAATAAAAAGAGTTCAGGTCTAATTTTTTTACAGGTTTTTTCTCTTTTTTCTCGGGCTTTTGGACAACTTCTTTTTCCCTGATGTATGTTTGAACTTCCTTTAGTAGATGCTGTATGAAGGCCTTTTTCTTCTGGGGTGTAAGATTATCTATTAAGGATATATCCTCAATTAAACCTTCAGGAAAATTGTCTTCAAGCAGTTCCCTTAAGGTTTCTGATAAGCCTGTTATCCTTGATAAAGTTTTTTCATCGTAACTGCTTAGTTTCTCAAGTAATTGTTTAGCTTGATTTACCTTTTTCATTGTTTTTTATGAATTCTTTTAGCTCCTGTAAAAATTGTTCAGGGTCATGGCCATAATTTGTAGCTGCATAATATATCGTTTCATGTTTTTTGCAAGAACATATATTGCAATACATATTTTTTGAGCTGAAAAATTTTTGTGTAAATGGATATTTTCTTAAAACCTGTTGTATTGTTGTTTGCAGGTCTATATTTTTCATTCCTTCTCCTCCTTTCTCAGTAAGACTACAACTTCTGCAAATGCTGCTGTTCCTTCACCAATTTCTCCTATTTTCTCATAGGTTTTACCTTTTATAAATATCCTTTCGGGATTTATTTTAAGAATTTTTGCTGTATTTTGTATGATTTTTTCCCTGTAAGGCAGGATTTTAGGTTTTTGCAGGACTATATATCCATCAATATTTTCTATCTCATATCCTTTTTCCCGAATTATTCTGCAGGCTTCCTCAACAAATATTCTGCTATCTGCATTTTTCCATTTTTCCTGATTATCAGGGAACAACTGCCCAATATCACCGTATCCTATGGCTCCTAAAAGGGCATCGGTCAAAGCATGGAAAAATATGTCTCCATCTGAATGTGCCTTAAAGCCAATATCTGATGGTATTTCTATACCACCGATGATTAGCTTCCTTCCCTCTTCAAGTCTGTGAATATCAAAACCTATACCTATTCTGTACACTTTTACTTCCAGTCAAGTTTTTCACGGAGTATGTCAAAATAGTTTTTATCCGGTGTTCTAACCAGATAGGTATAGTATGGAGATTGTTTAACAACTATTTTATCCCCATATTGTAGCTGTGTTCCTTCTTGACCATCAAGGGTGAGCCATGCATCCTTTTCCTCTGCTACCAGTTCTATTGTGATAGGTTCATACGGGGGAAGCATTAAAGGTCTGTCTGTAAGTGTATGGGGACATATTGGAACTATAAGAAAATTTTCCATCATTGGATAAACGATGGGTCCCCCTGCTGAAAGGGCGTATCCTGTTGAACCTGTTGGAGTTGAGATTATTATCCCATCTCCGTTATAGGTTGTGATATATCTGTCTCCTACATAAACGGCAACATCAACTATTCTTGCAAGAATTGCTTTGTTTACAACAACATCGTTTAAGACATCAGCTTTTAAGATTTCTTTGCCATCTCTTATAAGGGTGGCTCTGAGCATCATTCTACGGGATATACACAGAGGTTTTGATAGTATTTCAGCAAGGACATCAAATGCTTCCTCTTCGTTTACCTCAGTTAAAAATCCCAGTCTACCAAGATTTATTCCCAGGATAGGTATTCCATGTTTTGCCACCCTTCTTGCTGTTATAAGAAGGGAACCATCTCCACCAACAACAAGAAGCAGGTCAACCCCCTTCAGATTTTCCTCATGTTCAAGTTCAGCTAAGTTTTCAAATATTTCTGATTCTATAGCATAGCTATTAAGCCAGTTTTTTAGTCTAACTGCAAAGTTTTTTGCCTCTTCGCTTGCTTTTGTGAAGATATGAATTCTTTTAAATAGAGGATACATTTTTATCCGCATTAAATTCCTCACTGATGCTGTTTTTTCTTTTTATCCAGATACATAGGGAGAAACAAGAAAAGAAAACCTATTATTAGAACACCTAACAATATTATGCTCAAAGCTAAAACTAAATCATTCATCTTTTTTCTCCTGTAAACTATCAAAATATAAAGAAGCTGAAAAAGATATTATTAAAAATATAAAGCTAAAAACTATGAGTATCCAGCTACTTTTATTTTCCTGTAAGACAAATCCTACCATTGAAGCCACAAAGGAGCCTATTGATATACCTTTTAATGCATCTATAAAAGTTGAGAATGTTTTGTCATACATCATTTTGAAAAAGGGGCATAAAGCCCCCTCTTTTTATCCTAAATAATCTTTAGTCCATTCTGGATAAAGTGGATATGTTGAGCAAAGGGACAGAACATCCTCTTTGACTTCTTGAATAACTTTCTCATTATCAAGGTTTTTGAGAACCTTTACTATATTTTTTGCTATTCTTCTCATATCGTCTTCTTTCATGCCTCTTGTTGTTAGAGCTGCTGTTCCAAGTCTGATACCGGAGGTCACCATTGGTTTTTCAGGGTCAAACGGGATTGCGTTTTTGTTTACTGTTATATTTGCCTTACCTAAAGCTTCCTCTGCCTGATTTCCTTTTACATTTAAAGGTCTAAGGTCAACAAGAACAATATGGCTATCAGTTCCACCTGATACTATTCTTAAGCCTTCTGCTTTTAACTCTTCTGCTAAAGCCTTAGCATTTTTTACAGTCTGGTGTGCATATTCTTTGAACTCAGGTGTCATGGCTTCCTTAAATGCAACAGCCTTTGCTGCTATAACATGCATTAAAGGACCACCTTGAAGTCTTGGGAATACCCATTTATCTATATCTTTTGCATATTGAGCTTTAGAAAGGATAAATCCACCTCTGGGACCCCTTAGTGTCTTATGTGTAGTTGAGGTAACAAAGTCTGCATAAGGAACAGGAGATGGATAAGCATTACCGGCAATAAGACCGGCATAATGAGCCATATCAACCATTAATAAAGCACCGACTTCGTCTGCAATCTCTTTGAATTTTGCCCAGTCTATTATTCTTGAATATGCAGAAGCACCTGCAACAATCATTTTAGGTTTGTGCTCTTTTGCAAGTCTGTAGACCTCATCATAATCTATAAGCTCTGTCTCAGGATTAACTCCATACTGAACAGAGTTGAAAACTATTCCTGACAGGTTTACCTTTGCCCCGTGTGTAAGGTGTCCACCATGGGCAAGGCTCATTCCCATTATTGTATCACCAGGCTGAAGTTGTGAGAAAAATACTGCCTGATTCGCCTGTGAACCTGAGTGGGGCTGGACATTTGCATGCTCAGCACCGAATATTTTTTTAACCCTTTCTATTGCAAGGTCTTCTGCAATATCCACATATTCACAACCACCATAATATCTTTTATGGGGCAGACCTTCTGCATATTTATTTGTTAAAACAGAGCCCTGAACTTCCATTACTGCATAGGAAGTGTAGTTCTCAGAGGCTATCATTTCAAGGTGCTCTTGCTGTCTTTTGAACTCAAGGGAAAGTGCTTTGAATATTTCTGGGTCTTGATTTTTTACGTGTTCAAGCAATGATTAAACCTCCTTAACTGCAAAAATTTTTTTCCTCAATATTTTTAATCTCATTTACCCTTCTTTCATGTCTTCCGCCTTCAAATTCTGTTTCAAAAAATACATCAACTATCCCAAGGGCAACATCTATACCTAAAACTCTTGCCCCAAATGCCAGTATATTTGCATCATTATGCCTTCTTGCCATTCTCGCCATATATTCATTTGTGCATAAGGCTGCTCTAATTCCTTTTACTTTGTTCGCGGAAATAGATATTCCTATTCCTGTTCCACAGATAACAATTCCCCTGTCTGCCTCTCCTGAAGCTACAGCCTGTGCAACAGCTTCTCCAAAAATGGGGTAATCAACGCTTTCTTTGGAATAAGTTCCTTTGTCTATAACCTGAAAGCCCTTTTCCTCAAGATGTTTTTTGACTATTTCTTTGTAATCAAAACCTGCATGGTCGCTTCCAATAGCTACTTTCAAGATTTCCTCCTGAGTTATCACAGATAATTCACAGAAATATTATACTATAATAAAAACCAAACACTCAGGGGGTAAATGAATGAAAAAATTAATTCTTACGCTGATTTTACTGATTTCTGCATTCTTTGTTTATGCGGAAGAAGGGGAAGGATGTCTTGGAGCTGATGTAACCAAGGAAGAAGTTCAAAAAGCCCTTTCTCCATTAATAGGGAATGTAAAAGTTGAAAAGGTATCACCTTCACCTATTGAAGACCTTTATGAAGTAATTCTTGATACTCCAAGAGGTAAAATTCCTGTTTATGTAGACTGCTCACTTAATTATCTGATTACAGGAAGCATAATAGATATCAAGAATAAAAGAGATTTAACAAGAGAAAAAGCAATGTCCCTTGCTCAGCAAAGTGCTGAAGAAAAAATAAAGAAACTGGAGAAACTGTTAGGAAAAGAAAAAGTTGAAAAACTTAAAAAAGCACTTGGTCCCAGATTCAACGACATTAAACTGGTTGATTTAAACGAAATTCCAAAAAAACATCTTATCACTTATGGAAATCCAAAAGCAAAATACACAATATATGTAGTAACTGACCCAGAATGTCCGTTCTGTGCAAAATTTGATAAAGAGATGAAAAAACTGCTCAAAATGAGAAATGATGTTAAGTTTGAGGTAATCTTATTCCCTCTTCCTTTCCACAAACATGCATCCCCAATATCACAAAACATTCTTTGTGAAAAATCCGCTGCAAAGCAAAAAGAAATTCTTGACAAAAGTTTTGAATATGTAAGAAATAAGCAGTATGAAAAATTATCTTCTCTGGAAAAATCATGTAAAGAAGGAAAAGACATCATAAGTGAGCATTTTGCATTTGGAAGCAAAGCGGGAATTAGCGGAACACCTACTTTAATATTTCCCCACGGTATTATTATCTCTGGACTTATGTCAGCAGATCAAATGAACAAGGTTTTAGACGCATTAAAATGATAAACAAAACTAAGGACAGGGAAGCCCCTGTCCTTTCTGTAAGAAACTTAAAAGTATTCTTTCATACTGACAATCAGGTTATAGAAGCTCTCAAAGGTATATCTTTTGATTTATACAGGAATGAAATTCTTGCTCTTGTTGGAGAATCAGGTTCAGGCAAAAGTGTGACCTGCCACTCAATACTTAACCTCCTTCCTAAATATGCAGAAGTTTCAGGAGAAATCCTGTTCAACAAAAACAGTAATACCTATGAAAATCTACTTGATTTAAATAAAGAAAAATTAAGAGATATTCGGGGAAATAAAATATCAATGGTTTTTCAGGAGCCTTCTGCTGTTTTAAATCCCTTACTGAAAATAGGAGACCAGATTGTTGAAGCAATTCTTGCCCATAATAAAATATCTGAAGAAGAAGCCAAAAAACTTGCTCTGAAAGCTATGGAAAAGGCCAGAATTCCACAATCAGAAAGAAGATTCAATCAATATCCCCATGAACTCTCAGGCGGATTAAAACAAAGGGTTGCAATTGCAATTGCCATAGCAAATAATCCTTCTGTATTGCTGGCTGACGAACCAACGACAGCCCTTGATGTCACCGTTGCAGCCCAGATACTTAAACTTTTCAAGGAATTAAAAGAAAATTTAAACATGGGAATTTTGCTTATTACCCATGACCTTGGTGTTGTTGCAGAGATTGCAGACAGGGTTCTTGTTATTTACAAAGGAGAAATTGTTGAGGAAGGGGATGTATTTTCAATATTTGATAACCCAAAACATGAATATACAAAAAAGCTCTTATCTTCCCGTCCTTCTATAGAAAGGGTTATTTCTTCTTAAAAATTGCCTTTGCTATTTCTTTGACAAAATCAAGGAATGCAGGAAGATTTTCCTTAAGTAATCTATATAGTTTATGGGGGTCAAATTCTGCTGTTGGGTCTGCAAATATATCCCTGTATTGAATTATCTCACCCATTTTAACTGCAGTATTCTCAGATATTATCCCAAGCTGATTTAGTTTATCAATACAATCCTTTCCTTTTCCGGCTTTTTCTCCCAGTTTTCTAACAATATGTCTGCATACCCATAAACTACTGTCTATCAGGACTACAGCAAAATATCTTGCCCTGTCAATAAAAAGCGGGGTTTTAACAAACTCTTCTTCTGGGAAATTCAGGAAGTTAGATATTTTTCTAACTGCAGATTTTACTGCCTTTGCCTGTTCTTCAACTTTTTTCAGGTTAACAGGTATTGCCAGCTCAGGTTGTCTTGCTTTAAGCTCTTTTACTACTGCAGCTAATTCTTTGATAAAAAGATTTATAAGAGTATCTGTTATCTCTTTTGCTACAACATATAACTCCTCAGGGGATAGAGAAAATTTTTCTTCCATAATGCTTTGGATATAATTGTGATAATCAATTAAAACTCTATTGATTTTTTCTGAAAAAACTTGCTGATTGGCCAGTTTTTCAACACAATGTCCTTTTGTTTTTTCTCCTGTTATTTCTTTGAGTAGATGACAGGCTATTTCCTCAAGCTCGTTATAACCGGAAATAAGATAATACTGAACTCTGTCAGGATATATAGGAGTTGAAATAAATGTATCTTTACCGGATTTCAGAATTTTGTCAGCTTTTTTTAAGAATAAGATCAGCTTACTAACTTTCTGGTTAAGCAGTTGTATATCAAGCATTATTCTTCCTCTGACAACTCAAGTTCCAGCTCTTTTTTGACTGAATTAATTCCAAATATATGTCTTTCAATATTTGTCCTG carries:
- a CDS encoding NAD(+)/NADH kinase; protein product: MRIKMYPLFKRIHIFTKASEEAKNFAVRLKNWLNSYAIESEIFENLAELEHEENLKGVDLLLVVGGDGSLLITARRVAKHGIPILGINLGRLGFLTEVNEEEAFDVLAEILSKPLCISRRMMLRATLIRDGKEILKADVLNDVVVNKAILARIVDVAVYVGDRYITTYNGDGIIISTPTGSTGYALSAGGPIVYPMMENFLIVPICPHTLTDRPLMLPPYEPITIELVAEEKDAWLTLDGQEGTQLQYGDKIVVKQSPYYTYLVRTPDKNYFDILREKLDWK
- the glyA gene encoding serine hydroxymethyltransferase; its protein translation is MLEHVKNQDPEIFKALSLEFKRQQEHLEMIASENYTSYAVMEVQGSVLTNKYAEGLPHKRYYGGCEYVDIAEDLAIERVKKIFGAEHANVQPHSGSQANQAVFFSQLQPGDTIMGMSLAHGGHLTHGAKVNLSGIVFNSVQYGVNPETELIDYDEVYRLAKEHKPKMIVAGASAYSRIIDWAKFKEIADEVGALLMVDMAHYAGLIAGNAYPSPVPYADFVTSTTHKTLRGPRGGFILSKAQYAKDIDKWVFPRLQGGPLMHVIAAKAVAFKEAMTPEFKEYAHQTVKNAKALAEELKAEGLRIVSGGTDSHIVLVDLRPLNVKGNQAEEALGKANITVNKNAIPFDPEKPMVTSGIRLGTAALTTRGMKEDDMRRIAKNIVKVLKNLDNEKVIQEVKEDVLSLCSTYPLYPEWTKDYLG
- the rpiB gene encoding ribose 5-phosphate isomerase B; the encoded protein is MKVAIGSDHAGFDYKEIVKKHLEEKGFQVIDKGTYSKESVDYPIFGEAVAQAVASGEADRGIVICGTGIGISISANKVKGIRAALCTNEYMARMARRHNDANILAFGARVLGIDVALGIVDVFFETEFEGGRHERRVNEIKNIEEKNFCS
- a CDS encoding DsbC family protein, producing the protein MKKLILTLILLISAFFVYAEEGEGCLGADVTKEEVQKALSPLIGNVKVEKVSPSPIEDLYEVILDTPRGKIPVYVDCSLNYLITGSIIDIKNKRDLTREKAMSLAQQSAEEKIKKLEKLLGKEKVEKLKKALGPRFNDIKLVDLNEIPKKHLITYGNPKAKYTIYVVTDPECPFCAKFDKEMKKLLKMRNDVKFEVILFPLPFHKHASPISQNILCEKSAAKQKEILDKSFEYVRNKQYEKLSSLEKSCKEGKDIISEHFAFGSKAGISGTPTLIFPHGIIISGLMSADQMNKVLDALK
- a CDS encoding ABC transporter ATP-binding protein; its protein translation is MINKTKDREAPVLSVRNLKVFFHTDNQVIEALKGISFDLYRNEILALVGESGSGKSVTCHSILNLLPKYAEVSGEILFNKNSNTYENLLDLNKEKLRDIRGNKISMVFQEPSAVLNPLLKIGDQIVEAILAHNKISEEEAKKLALKAMEKARIPQSERRFNQYPHELSGGLKQRVAIAIAIANNPSVLLADEPTTALDVTVAAQILKLFKELKENLNMGILLITHDLGVVAEIADRVLVIYKGEIVEEGDVFSIFDNPKHEYTKKLLSSRPSIERVISS
- a CDS encoding HepT-like ribonuclease domain-containing protein — its product is MLDIQLLNQKVSKLILFLKKADKILKSGKDTFISTPIYPDRVQYYLISGYNELEEIACHLLKEITGEKTKGHCVEKLANQQVFSEKINRVLIDYHNYIQSIMEEKFSLSPEELYVVAKEITDTLINLFIKELAAVVKELKARQPELAIPVNLKKVEEQAKAVKSAVRKISNFLNFPEEEFVKTPLFIDRARYFAVVLIDSSLWVCRHIVRKLGEKAGKGKDCIDKLNQLGIISENTAVKMGEIIQYRDIFADPTAEFDPHKLYRLLKENLPAFLDFVKEIAKAIFKKK